A genomic segment from Nicotiana tabacum cultivar K326 chromosome 9, ASM71507v2, whole genome shotgun sequence encodes:
- the LOC107763706 gene encoding axial regulator YABBY 5 has protein sequence MSLDMTSSISSERVCYVHCNFCNTILAVSVPCSSIFAIVTVRCGHCANLLSVSMQSSLQALPLQDPQKQQRQQSNVENASKACGSSSSSKCNRFSAIDYSPQIEPRITPIRPPEKRQRVPSAYNRFIKEEIQRIKASNPDITHRQAFSTAAKNWAHFPHIHFGLKLEGNKQAKLDHAVAGESPHKSLGLY, from the exons ATGTCACTCGACATGACATCTTCGATTTCCTCGGAACGTGTTTGTTACGTGCACTGCAACTTTTGCAACACCATTCTTGCG GTTAGCGTTCCATGCAGCAGCATATTTGCCATAGTGACAGTAAGATGTGGGCACTGCGCTAATTTGCTTAGTGTTAGTATGCAATCTTCACTTCAGGCTCTCCCCCTTCAAGATCCACAG AAGCAGCAAAGACAACAGTCAAATGTTGAAAATGCCAGTAAAGCCTGCGGGTCATCATCTTCTTCCAAGTGCAACAGATTTTCTGCCATTGATTATTCTCCTCAAATTGAACCTCGAATCACTCCTATTCGCC CACCGGAGAAAAGACAACGTGTTCCTTCTGCTTACAACCGATTCATCAA GGAAGAAATCCAAAGGATAAAGGCAAGCAATCCTGATATTACTCACCGGCAAGCTTTTAGCACTGCTGCCAAAAAT TGGGCACATTTCCCTCATATCCACTTTGGACTCAAGCTGGAGGGCAACAAGCAAGCCAAATTGGACCATGCAGTTGCAGGAGAGAGTCCTCATAAATCTCTTGGTCTTTACTAA